ACACACCATGTAGAAAGTGGAGACATTGCAGGAAAGGGAGCCAACAAGGAGACCCCTACACCAAGTGAAAATgattcagagagagaggtggtttCAAAAACTAGTTCAGAGGTGAAGAATGCAGGCAGTGAGACAGTAAAAGAGGAGAAGATAGAAGAGCCTACAATGGGAAAACCAGCTGAGGAGACCATAGAAAACTGCCAGAACACAGACAAAGCTGATGAAACAGAGATGGAAGAAGTCAGGAACAAAAGTAGCAAAGAGGTCCAGCAGCTTACCTCCAAAGAACAAAAATCTTGTTTGGAGCGGTCCAGCGCAGACGAGGGAGAAAGTTGCAAATCGAGTCACGAGACTGCAGAGGATAAAAGTATGTAAAttccatatttatttaatgtatttattgttctctgtttctcagactgttattgtatatatgtactgtgtatatatgatataatcTGAATCACCAACAAACAGTTCCGCTGTGGCAGTACGTGGAGAGGAAGAGCCGAGAGCCTGTGATTGGTCAGTACAAAATGGTTTTCAACTccaaatataaatgtgaaaggtggaaaggaaaatgaaaaaattatgCACTTTGAGTTTGATTCATTGTAACATGTCATTAATTGTTTTACAACATTTCTAGCTGTAGGAGAGATTGATAACACAATATTAATAGTGATCAGTATATCTTCTAGGCTTAAGTGCACTTCTTGAATGCTGTTGTGATGAACGAGACCCCATCTACCTCTGTGAGTGCTGCTCTCTGAAGATCCCAGAGGAAGACATCATCAGCCATGTTACTGGAGTTGACCACCAGCAGATGTATCTGGTGGTGAGTACATGCTAAACGACAGGCTTTTAAAGAATGGgtgacaaaatccacagtcGTCATTCTATGCAAAAATTAGCCAAATTGACTGAGAACTTCCCAAATTATGCTTGTTTTAACACAAATGTCCCTGCTGAGCCATGGTTTAGAAATACATCCTGGCAGTTTCATTTAGGTTGTTGCCAGAATAATtgaataaatctaaatctatacTTAAGATCTACTTCCTTCTAAATGTTTGGTATATTTTAAGGAATTGAAATTGACAGTTCATAAATTAAAATGGTGCAAATCGCAACGATGTTGAGTGGTTGAGAAATAGCTACTAAAATTGTCGGCTTACAGGAATGTTCTATGTTTTCCTCTTCACCAATTCATtggacatgaaatgaaataatttgtGATGGTCGTTTCAGCGACTCACAAAAAAGTCTGAAATTACAGTGTGAAGAATTAAATCACGAGTGAGCTCATTACTACATCACAACAGCTAACATTACTGTCAACATACTTTGTGCTTACCACAGTAATTAAACATCTTCATTACAAGAGTAAAGCCACCTTCATCAGAAATTCTTCTTCTGGTATCTGCAGTACTTTATAGCACATTGTATTCATGCAGTGTAAATGTGTAATAGTAACGCCTTCTCCTGTGTATGTTTCCATTATTAGAGTTTACAGAAACTCCCACCTTCACCTGTGGGAATGGACCTGGGGAAAAACATCAGACATTTGTCTGCGTTGTTTGAACAAGATAATGGATATGGAGATGCTGATGTTGTTGAACTGGATAAAGAGATTTATGAGAACATCTCAAAACAAACCTTCAAATCAGGTAAAGGCAcaactgtgtgtattttgttcTGACTGGTTTAATTAATGTGAATACAGAACTCTGAacttttactgtactgtaattcttctgtgttttccacAATATACACAGCCATAGAGACAGTGAAGGCACTTCAAGCTCAGAACATCAATCTGTGTGAACTCCCTTCGACCTCAGCGCTGTCTCCTGTCCAACCTGTGGACACCTCACTTACAATCCAAGCTCAACACAAGGCGTCTTCTCACACAGATGACTGTCAGGTCAGTCAGTCATCTGATA
This portion of the Larimichthys crocea isolate SSNF unplaced genomic scaffold, L_crocea_2.0 scaffold54214, whole genome shotgun sequence genome encodes:
- the LOC113745239 gene encoding uncharacterized protein LOC113745239, translating into MGKPAEETIENCQNTDKADETEMEEVRNKSSKEVQQLTSKEQKSCLERSSADEGESCKSSHETAEDKIPLWQYVERKSREPVIGLSALLECCCDERDPIYLCECCSLKIPEEDIISHVTGVDHQQMYLVSLQKLPPSPVGMDLGKNIRHLSALFEQDNGYGDADVVELDKEIYENISKQTFKSAIETVKALQAQNINLCELPSTSALSPVQPVDTSLTIQAQHKASSHTDDCQ